From one Thermodesulfobacteriota bacterium genomic stretch:
- a CDS encoding cytochrome ubiquinol oxidase subunit I — protein MDVLMLSRLQFAAATFFHFLFVPLTLGLSVMVAIMETRYVRSGDEMYLRMTKFWGKLFLINFAIGVVTGITLEFQFGTNWSRYAEFMGDIFGSLLAIEALGFFFLESILLGVWIFGWRKISKKAHATVMWLIAFASTGSAVWILTANAWMQHPVGYVIRNGRAELESFAAVTLNEFGILMFFHTVSAAYILSAFFVMGVSAYHLLKKQHVEFFTRSFRIALVFGLIFSFFEIIEGHVHGSDLAKKQPAKLAAMESHWETAKNAPIYLFSFPDEANERNSIEIGPLPGMLSLLAFHSMDAEVKGLKDFPPDERPPVLIPFVSFKVMVGLGLYFALVTLIGWLRRNRLTESRWYLKLMLFSIPLPYIAIEMGWALAEVGRQPWIVYGIMKTADAVSPIAASQVAVSLAAFILVYGLLGAVGFYLIIKHARKGPEPEAA, from the coding sequence ACCTTGGGCTTATCAGTGATGGTGGCCATTATGGAAACAAGATATGTACGGTCCGGAGACGAGATGTACCTGAGAATGACAAAATTTTGGGGAAAATTATTTCTCATTAATTTTGCCATTGGAGTGGTGACCGGAATCACCCTTGAGTTTCAATTCGGGACAAACTGGTCCCGGTATGCGGAATTTATGGGGGACATCTTCGGATCCCTTCTGGCCATTGAGGCATTGGGATTCTTCTTTTTAGAGTCCATTCTTCTCGGGGTATGGATCTTTGGCTGGCGAAAAATTTCTAAAAAAGCACATGCCACTGTTATGTGGCTGATCGCCTTTGCCTCAACCGGATCGGCGGTGTGGATCTTAACCGCCAATGCCTGGATGCAACATCCCGTGGGCTATGTGATCAGAAACGGCAGGGCGGAGCTGGAAAGTTTTGCCGCAGTGACCCTCAACGAATTCGGTATCCTGATGTTTTTTCACACGGTGAGTGCGGCCTATATTCTGAGTGCCTTTTTCGTAATGGGTGTCAGTGCATATCATCTACTAAAAAAACAGCATGTGGAATTTTTTACCAGGTCTTTTCGAATTGCGCTGGTCTTTGGTCTGATCTTTTCTTTTTTTGAGATCATCGAAGGCCACGTGCATGGCAGCGATCTGGCGAAAAAACAACCCGCAAAATTAGCGGCCATGGAATCCCACTGGGAGACAGCTAAAAATGCTCCCATTTATCTTTTTTCATTTCCCGATGAAGCCAACGAAAGAAACAGTATTGAAATAGGGCCATTGCCGGGAATGCTGAGCCTGCTGGCTTTTCACAGTATGGATGCAGAAGTAAAAGGGCTGAAGGACTTCCCCCCTGATGAAAGACCGCCGGTGCTAATTCCATTCGTCTCTTTCAAGGTCATGGTGGGCCTGGGATTATACTTTGCCCTGGTCACCCTTATCGGGTGGTTAAGAAGAAATCGCCTGACCGAAAGTCGATGGTACCTGAAGTTGATGCTTTTCTCCATCCCTTTGCCCTATATTGCCATCGAGATGGGCTGGGCCTTGGCCGAAGTGGGCCGTCAGCCGTGGATTGTTTATGGCATTATGAAAACGGCGGATGCGGTTTCTCCTATTGCAGCCTCGCAAGTTGCAGTTTCTCTTGCCGCATTTATACTGGTATACGGTCTTTTGGGTGCCGTCGGCTTTTATCTAATCATTAAACATGCCAGAAAGGGACCTGAACCGGAAGCAGCATGA